The following proteins are co-located in the Pseudarthrobacter siccitolerans genome:
- a CDS encoding MoaD/ThiS family protein, protein MSCASGRQWWPVPDISVVLPSILQPLAGGQSVLTAPADGPVTVAKLLDSVTADFAVLARRLRDETGALRRFVNVYVDGDEVRRLQGLDTEVAPGQEVLVIQSVAGG, encoded by the coding sequence ATGTCCTGTGCGTCCGGGCGGCAGTGGTGGCCGGTGCCTGACATATCGGTAGTACTTCCCAGCATCCTGCAGCCACTGGCCGGCGGGCAGTCCGTTCTGACTGCGCCCGCGGACGGACCTGTGACCGTGGCAAAACTGCTGGATTCCGTCACCGCCGACTTCGCTGTCCTTGCCCGCCGGCTTCGGGACGAGACGGGAGCCTTGCGGCGCTTCGTGAATGTCTACGTGGATGGTGACGAGGTGCGGCGGTTGCAGGGCCTGGACACGGAGGTTGCACCCGGCCAGGAGGTGCTGGTCATCCAGTCGGTGGCGGGCGGCTGA
- a CDS encoding ATP-dependent DNA ligase, with protein MELPVMPPVPPMLAKAVSGIPEGGLSYEPKWDGFRSIIFRDGDELEIGSRNEKPMTRYFPELVEALRENLPPRCVVDGEIILIGPSGDRLDFDALQQRIHPAASRVKLLAAQTPASFVAFDLLALGEDDYRDRPFTERRAALEKALAASKAPVHLTAATTDKDTAGQWFEQFEGAGLDGVVAKRLDGRYEPDKRVMFKTKHERTADCVVAGYRLHKSGPDAIGSLLLGLYKDDGGLASVGVIGAFPMKRRQELFEQLQPLVTDFEDHPWAWAKQEEGERTPRNSEGSRWSAGKDLSFVPLRPDLVVEVRYDHMEGDRFRHTAQFNRWRPDRDPESCTYAQLEEPVSFDLASVLETGRP; from the coding sequence ATGGAACTTCCCGTGATGCCGCCCGTCCCGCCCATGCTCGCCAAGGCCGTCAGCGGCATCCCGGAAGGCGGTCTCAGCTACGAGCCCAAGTGGGACGGCTTCCGGTCCATCATCTTCCGGGACGGCGACGAGTTGGAGATCGGCAGCCGCAACGAAAAGCCCATGACCCGCTACTTTCCTGAACTCGTGGAAGCCTTAAGGGAAAACCTGCCGCCCCGGTGCGTGGTGGACGGCGAGATTATCCTGATCGGCCCGTCCGGCGACCGGCTGGATTTCGACGCCCTCCAGCAGCGGATTCACCCGGCGGCCAGCCGGGTGAAGCTGCTCGCGGCGCAGACCCCGGCCTCGTTCGTGGCGTTTGACCTGCTGGCCTTGGGCGAAGACGACTACAGGGACAGGCCCTTCACGGAGCGGCGGGCGGCACTTGAGAAGGCGCTCGCCGCCAGCAAAGCCCCCGTCCACCTCACCGCGGCCACCACGGACAAGGACACGGCCGGGCAGTGGTTTGAGCAGTTTGAAGGCGCCGGGCTGGACGGGGTGGTGGCCAAACGCCTGGACGGACGGTACGAGCCGGACAAACGGGTGATGTTCAAAACCAAGCACGAGCGCACCGCGGACTGCGTGGTGGCCGGCTACCGGCTGCACAAGAGCGGGCCGGACGCTATCGGTTCGCTCCTGCTCGGCCTGTACAAGGACGACGGCGGCCTGGCCAGCGTGGGCGTGATCGGCGCCTTCCCGATGAAGCGCCGCCAGGAGCTGTTCGAGCAGCTGCAGCCGCTCGTCACCGACTTCGAGGACCATCCGTGGGCCTGGGCCAAGCAGGAGGAAGGCGAACGGACGCCGCGGAACTCCGAAGGCAGCCGCTGGAGCGCCGGCAAGGACCTGTCCTTCGTGCCGCTCCGGCCCGACCTCGTGGTGGAGGTCCGCTATGACCACATGGAGGGCGACCGGTTCCGGCACACCGCCCAGTTCAACCGCTGGCGCCCGGACCGGGATCCGGAATCGTGCACTTACGCGCAGCTGGAGGAACCTGTCAGCTTCGACCTGGCGTCGGTGCTGGAGACCGGGCGGCCTTAG
- a CDS encoding TIGR03885 family FMN-dependent LLM class oxidoreductase gives MVTVGFHASHEQISPARLLRDVQHAERAGFDAAMCSDHIEPWSARQGHSGFAWSWLGAALATTNLRFGVVTAPGQRYHPAIIAHASATLAGMFPGRFWMATGSGENMNEHITGDPWPPKDIRQRRLEESVEVIRRLHRGEEVTHRGLVTVEQARIWDVPDNPPPLIAPAVSVDTARRAAAWADGLVTVNQPADKLKDMLAAYRDNGGQGKAVLQVHLSWAGNEEEAVAVALDQWRTNTYDPPIPWDLPTAGHFDVVGEHVTAEQVRKTVNVSADLGQHTEWLAEYADLGFDELYLHFVGQEQAPFIDAFAAEVLPQLRMPGSTPAVPQLSAAGAEPASGASA, from the coding sequence ATGGTTACTGTCGGCTTCCACGCTTCACACGAACAGATCAGCCCCGCCCGGCTCCTCAGGGACGTCCAGCACGCGGAGCGGGCGGGCTTTGACGCGGCTATGTGCTCGGACCACATCGAGCCGTGGTCCGCCCGGCAGGGACACTCCGGCTTCGCCTGGTCCTGGCTGGGAGCAGCGCTGGCCACCACCAATCTCCGGTTCGGGGTGGTCACGGCGCCCGGCCAGCGGTACCACCCGGCCATCATCGCCCATGCCTCGGCCACCCTGGCCGGCATGTTCCCGGGCCGGTTCTGGATGGCCACCGGCAGCGGGGAGAACATGAACGAGCACATCACCGGGGATCCCTGGCCGCCCAAGGACATCCGCCAGCGCCGGCTGGAGGAAAGCGTGGAGGTGATACGGCGCCTGCATCGCGGCGAGGAGGTCACCCACCGCGGCCTGGTCACCGTGGAACAGGCGAGGATCTGGGACGTTCCGGACAACCCCCCGCCGCTCATTGCTCCCGCGGTCAGCGTGGACACCGCCCGGCGTGCGGCCGCATGGGCGGATGGCCTGGTCACCGTGAACCAGCCGGCCGACAAGCTCAAGGACATGCTGGCGGCCTACCGGGACAACGGCGGGCAGGGCAAGGCTGTCCTGCAGGTCCATTTGTCCTGGGCCGGGAACGAAGAGGAAGCTGTTGCCGTTGCGCTCGACCAGTGGCGGACCAACACCTATGATCCGCCCATCCCTTGGGATTTGCCCACCGCCGGACACTTCGACGTGGTGGGCGAACACGTGACAGCGGAGCAGGTCCGCAAAACCGTGAACGTCTCGGCGGACCTGGGCCAGCATACGGAGTGGCTGGCCGAATACGCAGACTTGGGCTTCGACGAGCTCTACCTGCACTTTGTGGGCCAGGAGCAGGCTCCCTTCATCGACGCGTTCGCCGCGGAGGTACTCCCGCAACTGCGCATGCCGGGCAGCACCCCGGCGGTCCCGCAGCTTTCTGCGGCCGGTGCCGAACCGGCGTCGGGCGCTTCGGCATGA
- a CDS encoding alpha-amylase family protein has protein sequence MRIAETSDLWWKNAVIYCLDVETFFDDDGDGCGDFAGLTQRVDYLAALGVTCIWLMPFYPSPDRDDGYDVTDFFTVDPRLGTLGDLVEFVRAARDRGMRVIADFVVNHTSDQHPWFVEARTSKDNRYRDYYVWRSDTPPDTSSEVVFPGEETSLWNKDETTGEWYLHMFAKYQPDLNVTNPGVRNEIAKAMGLWLELGLDGFRLDAVPFFLETRGQPKDEAANLDPHGYLEALRSFVNRRNGSAVLLGEVNLPYKEQLEYFGGPDGNELNMQFDFLSMQHLYLSLARQDARPLAENLKSRPPLHPDNQWAMFVRNHDELTLDKLTDGERGEVFAAFGPKKNMQVYGRGLRRRLPPMLDGDPERLRMVYSLMFSLPGTPVLFYGEEIGMGEDLRLKSRAAVRTPMQWSDGKNGGFSTAKAADLAVPLARGEYGPDHVNAAAARRDPDSLFNFMATLILRYRENAELGWGGFALIDQPERAVFAHTCSSDGGMLVLLHNLGEDPVTISANAGREDSPPQAFKDAALLDVFDGGSVPLEPDGGFTVELGRYGFRWFRLHRKGDRLAP, from the coding sequence ATGAGGATCGCCGAAACCTCCGACCTCTGGTGGAAAAACGCCGTGATCTACTGCCTGGACGTCGAGACATTCTTTGACGACGACGGCGACGGTTGCGGCGACTTCGCCGGCCTCACCCAGCGTGTGGACTACCTGGCCGCCCTCGGCGTAACCTGTATCTGGCTGATGCCGTTCTATCCCTCCCCGGACCGGGATGACGGCTACGACGTGACCGATTTCTTCACCGTTGATCCCCGGCTTGGGACCTTGGGTGATCTGGTGGAGTTCGTCCGCGCCGCCCGGGACCGGGGCATGCGCGTAATCGCGGACTTCGTGGTGAACCATACCTCGGACCAGCACCCGTGGTTCGTGGAGGCCCGGACGTCAAAGGACAACCGGTACCGGGACTACTACGTGTGGCGGAGCGACACACCCCCGGACACGTCATCGGAGGTGGTGTTCCCCGGCGAGGAAACGTCCTTGTGGAACAAGGATGAGACCACCGGCGAGTGGTACCTGCACATGTTCGCCAAGTACCAGCCGGACCTGAACGTGACCAACCCCGGCGTACGGAACGAGATCGCCAAGGCGATGGGCCTGTGGCTGGAACTCGGGTTGGACGGTTTCCGGCTGGACGCCGTGCCCTTCTTCCTCGAAACCCGCGGCCAGCCCAAGGACGAGGCCGCCAACCTGGATCCGCACGGCTACCTCGAGGCCCTGCGGAGCTTCGTGAACCGCCGCAACGGCAGCGCGGTGCTGCTCGGAGAGGTAAACCTGCCGTACAAGGAACAACTGGAGTACTTCGGCGGCCCCGACGGCAACGAACTCAACATGCAGTTCGACTTCCTGTCCATGCAGCACCTCTACCTGTCGCTCGCGCGGCAGGATGCCCGGCCCCTGGCGGAAAACCTGAAGAGCCGCCCGCCGCTGCATCCGGACAACCAGTGGGCCATGTTCGTGCGCAACCATGACGAACTCACCCTGGACAAACTCACGGACGGCGAACGCGGGGAGGTCTTTGCCGCTTTCGGGCCCAAGAAGAACATGCAGGTGTACGGGCGGGGCCTGCGCCGCCGGCTTCCCCCGATGCTGGACGGCGATCCGGAACGCCTCCGGATGGTGTACTCGCTGATGTTCTCCCTGCCCGGCACCCCGGTGCTGTTCTATGGGGAGGAGATCGGCATGGGTGAGGACCTTCGGCTCAAGAGCAGGGCCGCCGTGCGCACCCCCATGCAGTGGAGCGACGGGAAAAACGGGGGCTTTTCCACGGCCAAGGCGGCGGACCTGGCGGTCCCGCTGGCAAGGGGAGAGTACGGCCCGGACCACGTCAACGCGGCTGCCGCCAGGCGGGACCCCGATTCACTCTTCAACTTCATGGCAACCCTGATCCTGCGCTACCGGGAGAACGCGGAGCTGGGGTGGGGCGGCTTCGCCCTTATCGACCAGCCGGAGCGCGCGGTCTTCGCGCACACCTGCAGCTCGGACGGCGGCATGCTGGTGCTCCTGCACAATCTGGGCGAGGATCCGGTGACGATCAGCGCCAACGCCGGCCGGGAGGATAGCCCGCCGCAAGCCTTCAAGGACGCCGCCCTGCTGGACGTGTTCGACGGCGGGAGCGTGCCTTTGGAGCCCGACGGCGGCTTCACCGTGGAGCTGGGCCGTTACGGTTTCCGGTGGTTTCGGCTGCACCGGAAGGGCGACCGGCTGGCACCCTGA
- a CDS encoding pyridoxal phosphate-dependent aminotransferase, whose product MRAMQHSSKLQNVRYELRGPILQAAKNMEAEGHRILKMNLGDTAPFGLETPESVVVDMIHHLRGAQGYSDSKGIFSARTAISQYYQTRGLMQIGVEDIFIGNGVSELISMCLQAFMENGDEILVPAPDYPLWTAAVTLTGGTPVHYLCDEEENWWPDMADVEAKITSRTKGIVIINPNNPTGAVYPRYILEQFTALARKHNLVLFSDEIYEKVLYGEAVHIHTAAVAEDVCCLTFSGLSKAYRMPGYRAGWVAVTGPLAATAAYREGLELLASLRLCPNVPAQHAIQTCLGGYQSIEALVRPGGRLREQRDLAHKLLTAIPGITCVPAEGAMYLFPRLDPELYPIASDEQFVLDLLKDQKILVSHGSAFNWPTPDHFRFVILPSVLDIEEAVRRIATFLAAYRNREAA is encoded by the coding sequence ATGCGCGCCATGCAACATTCCAGCAAACTCCAGAACGTCCGGTACGAACTCCGCGGGCCGATCCTCCAGGCAGCGAAGAACATGGAGGCCGAGGGGCACCGGATCCTGAAGATGAACCTGGGCGATACCGCCCCGTTCGGCCTGGAAACCCCGGAATCGGTGGTGGTGGATATGATCCACCACCTGCGGGGCGCGCAGGGCTACAGCGACTCCAAGGGAATCTTTTCCGCCCGGACCGCCATCTCGCAGTACTACCAGACCCGCGGCCTGATGCAGATCGGCGTGGAGGACATTTTCATTGGCAACGGGGTCAGCGAATTGATTTCCATGTGCCTGCAGGCCTTTATGGAAAACGGCGACGAGATCCTGGTACCGGCACCGGACTACCCGTTGTGGACGGCGGCTGTGACCCTGACCGGGGGCACGCCTGTCCATTACCTGTGCGACGAGGAGGAAAACTGGTGGCCGGACATGGCCGACGTCGAGGCAAAAATCACCAGCCGGACCAAGGGCATCGTGATCATCAACCCGAACAACCCCACCGGCGCCGTTTACCCCCGCTACATCCTGGAACAGTTCACCGCCCTGGCCCGGAAGCACAACCTGGTCCTCTTCTCGGACGAGATCTACGAGAAGGTGCTGTACGGGGAAGCCGTGCATATCCACACGGCCGCCGTGGCTGAGGACGTCTGCTGCCTGACGTTCAGCGGCCTGTCCAAGGCCTACCGGATGCCCGGCTACCGTGCCGGCTGGGTCGCAGTCACCGGGCCGCTGGCCGCCACCGCCGCGTACCGGGAGGGGCTGGAGCTGCTGGCGTCCCTGAGGCTGTGCCCCAACGTTCCTGCCCAGCATGCCATCCAGACATGCCTGGGCGGCTACCAGAGCATCGAGGCACTGGTGCGCCCCGGCGGCCGGCTCCGGGAACAACGGGACCTCGCGCACAAGCTGCTGACCGCCATTCCGGGCATCACCTGCGTGCCGGCAGAGGGCGCCATGTACCTGTTCCCGCGCCTGGACCCGGAACTCTACCCGATCGCCAGCGACGAACAGTTCGTCCTGGACCTGTTGAAGGACCAGAAAATCCTGGTGTCCCACGGCTCGGCGTTCAACTGGCCCACGCCTGACCACTTCCGCTTTGTGATCCTCCCGTCTGTCCTGGACATCGAGGAAGCCGTCCGCAGGATCGCAACGTTCCTCGCCGCCTACCGCAACCGCGAGGCAGCGTAG
- a CDS encoding AEC family transporter — MVGVLIGLAVIGVVIAVGYIAARCGLGGEPTVSALTRTAFFITNPVLLFTVVLESDLTVVFSAYVPLAMITAAVTALLYVAASRLWFRRPLAETAVGAMASSYVNANNIGIPITLYALGDATPVAPVLLVQLLLFAPLVLTLLDLSAAGRFSPRLLLTQPFRNPMIIASLLGVVLAAFKVELPGPVMAPLTLLGGAAVPVVLLAFGMSLHGSRMLQSGGHTAEILTATALKSAVMPLVAFVVGRFLFSLDQHMLLGVVLMAALPSAQNVFLFAGKYGRGVAVARETILLSTAAAAPALILIVWLLAG; from the coding sequence GTGGTCGGTGTGCTGATCGGGCTGGCGGTGATCGGCGTCGTCATTGCGGTGGGCTACATTGCCGCGCGGTGCGGACTGGGCGGAGAGCCGACCGTTTCGGCGCTGACCCGCACCGCCTTCTTTATCACCAACCCGGTGCTGCTGTTCACGGTGGTCCTCGAATCCGACCTCACTGTGGTCTTTTCCGCCTACGTTCCGCTGGCCATGATCACGGCTGCCGTGACTGCTTTGCTGTATGTGGCGGCGAGCCGGCTGTGGTTCCGGCGCCCATTGGCCGAAACCGCCGTTGGGGCCATGGCCAGTTCCTACGTCAACGCCAACAACATCGGCATCCCCATCACGCTGTACGCGCTGGGCGACGCAACCCCGGTGGCGCCGGTCCTGCTGGTCCAGCTGCTCCTGTTCGCGCCGCTGGTCCTCACTCTTCTGGACCTTTCCGCCGCCGGCCGGTTTTCTCCCCGCCTGCTGCTGACCCAACCGTTCCGGAACCCCATGATCATCGCCTCTCTACTGGGCGTTGTCCTGGCGGCGTTCAAGGTGGAGCTTCCCGGCCCGGTGATGGCGCCGCTGACGCTCCTGGGCGGGGCGGCCGTTCCGGTGGTGCTGCTGGCCTTTGGCATGTCCCTGCACGGCTCGCGCATGCTGCAAAGCGGCGGGCATACCGCGGAAATCCTGACCGCCACCGCGCTGAAGTCTGCGGTGATGCCCCTGGTGGCTTTCGTCGTCGGGCGCTTCCTCTTCAGCCTGGACCAGCACATGCTCCTGGGCGTGGTGCTGATGGCAGCGCTCCCCTCCGCCCAGAACGTGTTCCTGTTCGCGGGCAAGTACGGCCGCGGGGTGGCGGTGGCCCGGGAAACCATCCTCCTTTCGACAGCGGCGGCAGCCCCGGCGCTGATCCTGATCGTCTGGCTGCTGGCCGGCTGA